CCTGTATCCCAGCGCCGCGATCAACGGTTCAGCCGCACCGGGGAAAAGTTCGGGGGAGGCACTCAACTTGATGGAACAGATGGCGGACTCCCGCATGTCGCCCGGTTTTGGGTATGCCTGGACTGGCATGTCGTACCAAGAGAAACAGGCGGCCGGTGGTCAGGGGATGGTGTTCCTGTTGGCTGTCGTGGCGGTGTTCTTAGTGTTGGCGGCGCAGTACGAGAGTTGGACCAGCCCGGCGGCGGTGATTGCGGTGGTTCCACTCGCGGTGCTGGGGGTCGTGATGGCACTTGTGTTGCGAGGGGCGCCGAATAACACGTACACGCAAATTGGGATCGTGTTGCTGGTCGCGTTGGCCAGTAAGAATGCGATTCTGATTGTGGAGTTTGCTAGTGAAGAGCGACGGCGTGGTTTGTCGATTGGCGATGCCGCCGTCAACGCGGCTCGATTGCGTTTTCGAGCGATTCTGATGACCGCGTTCTCGTCGATTCTCGGATTTTTACCGCTGCTAGTCGCGACGGGCGCGGGGGCGGCGAGTCGACAGGCGGTCGGCAACGCTGTGGTTGGCGGTATGGTCGCAGCAACGGTCTTTTCACTGTTGTTCGTGCCGACGTTCTTCGTTGTCTTTCAACGAATTGCGGAATGGCGTAAGACGGAACCTGCGATGGCGGCGGACGATCCCACGGTCGCGTCGGGTGAATCTCTGGCTAGCGACGAATCACCCGAATAGCATACTGGCCTTCGAAGGTTTTGCTTTAGTACGTGGCTAGAACTGCTGGCCGCCGTTGAGGTTTCTGCGGTTGGAAGCCACAGACACTCAGAACGTAGCCTTTGACCTATTGGAAAATACTCTCGGCGTTACCGAATGATGTCGATCACCCAACGCCTTATTCGCAGACTTTCTCCAGATAACCTGCCTCACTGATGATCACCGATACTTCCCGTACGACATGGCGCATGGTGGGCGAGCTTTGGTGGCCCATGCTACCGATAATCGGCTACGTTTTGGTTGTCTCGTGGGTCGATCTTGCTTATCACCTTGAAGTCTACGAGTTCCCCATTTCAATCTTGGGAGTGCTGGGGACATTGATCGGGCTCTTGTTGGCTTTCCGAACCAATTCAAGCTACGACCGGTGGTGGGAGGCAAGGACATTATGGGGTGCGATCGTGAACGATTCACGCACGTGGACTCGCCAATTGGTCACCTTCACAAGCGGCCGGGAAGAGTCTGCTGATTCTTGGTCAGCGGTGCGGCAAATGTCTCTTCGCCAGGCAGCGTGGTGCTACGCACTGAGTCGCAACCTGCGCGGCCAGGATCCTTTGGTTGGGATGGAGGGGCTAGTTAATTCCTATGAACTCGAGCGGTATCGAGACGCCCAGAACGTGCCTAATGAGATTCTGCATCGGCAAGGGCTTGAACTTCGCGAATTGAAAGCACAGGGCGAAATCGAACTCTATGAGTTCGTCGAGTTGGAGCGAACACTGATGCGGTTAACCAATTCAATGGGTGGTTGTGAACGGATCAAGAACACTCCGTTTCCAGCGTTGTACAGCCGGATGGTGCACGGCCTGATTTACGGTTTCGTGATCTTCTTGCCCTTCGGTTTGGTACGTGTGCCCACACCCGGATTGATTTTTATCTCGCTGGCGCTGTCGTTTGGATTCCTGTTGGTCGATCATGTTGCGATCTATTTGCAGGATCCATTCAGTAGCCGCCCTTCGGATACGCCGACGCTGGCATTATCGCGAACGATCGAGATCAACATTCGGCAAATGCTGGGGGAGACTCAGTTGCCCGAAAAGATCGAACCCATCAACGGCGTGCTGTATTAACAGGATCCGTGATCCACTGATGCTGGGATCGGTCTTCGCGGGATGAAGAAGCTAGCAACTGGGGCCTGGTCGCTTCAAAACTGAACTCTGGCGAGTTCAGCTAGTGCGTTTTACTGGTGTTTTTGACGGTGAAGATTCTTATTCGGCGGCGATGCAGAATAGTTTCTCGCTTCGTTGAGGGCCCTTTCCTATACCGACGCGATAGATCAGTGCGTCGCCCGTGAACGCCGGACTGGCATAGCAATCGTCGCCGAGTTGGTTCTTGGACACCAGTTCGTATTTGTCAGCATCGGCTTTGAATACGTAGTCGTTGCCGGATAAGTCAGACACGTACACGTTGTCATCGATGATCAACGGCGAACTGCTGAACTTCCCGCCGAGTCGTTTCTTCCAGTGCTGGGTGCCATCGACGACGTCCCAGCAATACGCGATCCCATCGTCGGTGATGCCGAAGAGGTTTGTTCCGTCGGTGACAAGTGAAGGCTCGTAAAGTTTGGTGCGGTTGGACCAGACCTTTTTGCCGTTCGCGTCCAAGCACAAGGTTTCTTTGTCGGGATAGCCGCCGGAGGCGAACACGTGGTCGCCGGTTGCGATGGCAGTTCCACAGGTTGCATCGGAAATGCACTCGGTTTCCCAAATCAAATCACCGGTGGCTGGATCGTAACTGGCCAT
The sequence above is drawn from the Neorhodopirellula lusitana genome and encodes:
- a CDS encoding bestrophin family protein, with the protein product MITDTSRTTWRMVGELWWPMLPIIGYVLVVSWVDLAYHLEVYEFPISILGVLGTLIGLLLAFRTNSSYDRWWEARTLWGAIVNDSRTWTRQLVTFTSGREESADSWSAVRQMSLRQAAWCYALSRNLRGQDPLVGMEGLVNSYELERYRDAQNVPNEILHRQGLELRELKAQGEIELYEFVELERTLMRLTNSMGGCERIKNTPFPALYSRMVHGLIYGFVIFLPFGLVRVPTPGLIFISLALSFGFLLVDHVAIYLQDPFSSRPSDTPTLALSRTIEINIRQMLGETQLPEKIEPINGVLY